One Brachybacterium aquaticum genomic region harbors:
- a CDS encoding DUF3073 domain-containing protein, producing MGRGRQKAKHTKVARDLKYYSPPTDLTALQRELQSQRGETSPADGDDWAEDSDDWADEDAPSAHRR from the coding sequence ATGGGTCGCGGCCGACAGAAAGCCAAGCACACCAAGGTGGCACGGGACCTCAAGTACTACAGCCCGCCGACGGACCTCACGGCACTGCAGCGCGAGCTGCAGTCGCAGCGGGGCGAGACGTCCCCCGCCGACGGAGACGACTGGGCCGAGGACAGCGACGACTGGGCCGACGAGGACGCACCGTCCGCGCATCGGCGCTGA
- the purM gene encoding phosphoribosylformylglycinamidine cyclo-ligase has product MNTTPQPAPGSGITYAAAGVDTAAGDRAVELMKEAVAATHGPTVLGGIGAFAGLVDVSALRDYRRPLLASSTDGVGTKIAIARAMDVHDTIGRDLVGMVVDDIIVVGAAPLAMTDYIACGAVVPERIADIVRGIAEGCTLAGCALVGGETAEHPGLMSPEDYDVAGAAVGVVEADALLGPERVRQGDVVIGMDASGLHSNGYSLVRAVVSAAGLTLDQDIEDFGRTLGEELLEPTRIYTADLLAVLGDTRTGGAVHALSHVTGGGLAANLARVMPRGLAARVDRATWEPGAVFGHVARWGEVPQLDLEGTLNMGIGMVALVAPEQADAVLAVLAERGLGARVIGEVVGEETLPEPGHPLEHVVTGAKGVEGGAVLLVGQHPGWA; this is encoded by the coding sequence ATGAACACCACCCCCCAGCCCGCCCCCGGTTCCGGGATCACCTACGCCGCCGCCGGAGTGGACACCGCCGCGGGCGACCGCGCGGTGGAGCTGATGAAGGAGGCGGTCGCCGCCACCCACGGGCCGACGGTCCTCGGCGGGATCGGCGCCTTCGCCGGTCTCGTGGACGTCAGCGCGCTGAGGGACTACCGCCGCCCGCTGCTGGCCTCCTCGACCGACGGGGTCGGCACCAAGATCGCGATCGCCCGGGCGATGGACGTGCACGACACCATCGGCCGCGACCTCGTGGGCATGGTCGTGGACGACATCATCGTCGTCGGCGCCGCGCCGCTGGCCATGACCGACTACATCGCCTGCGGTGCCGTGGTGCCCGAGCGGATCGCGGACATCGTCCGCGGCATCGCCGAGGGCTGCACCCTCGCCGGCTGCGCGTTGGTGGGCGGCGAGACCGCCGAGCACCCGGGCCTGATGTCCCCCGAGGACTACGACGTGGCCGGCGCCGCCGTCGGCGTGGTCGAGGCCGACGCGCTGCTCGGCCCCGAGCGGGTCCGCCAGGGCGACGTCGTCATCGGCATGGACGCCTCCGGCCTGCACTCCAACGGCTACTCCCTCGTGCGCGCCGTGGTCTCCGCCGCGGGGCTCACCCTCGACCAGGACATCGAGGACTTCGGCCGCACCCTCGGCGAGGAGCTGCTCGAGCCCACCCGCATCTACACCGCGGACCTGCTGGCCGTGCTCGGGGACACCCGCACCGGCGGTGCCGTCCACGCCCTCAGCCATGTCACCGGCGGCGGGCTCGCCGCGAACCTCGCCCGGGTCATGCCCCGCGGCCTCGCCGCGCGCGTGGACCGGGCCACCTGGGAGCCCGGAGCGGTCTTCGGTCACGTCGCCCGCTGGGGCGAGGTGCCGCAGCTCGACCTCGAGGGCACCCTGAACATGGGCATCGGCATGGTCGCGCTGGTCGCCCCGGAGCAGGCCGATGCCGTCCTCGCCGTCCTCGCCGAGCGCGGACTCGGTGCGCGCGTGATCGGCGAGGTGGTGGGGGAGGAGACCCTGCCCGAGCCGGGTCACCCGCTCGAGCACGTGGTCACCGGCGCCAAGGGCGTCGAGGGCGGCGCAGTGCTGCTCGTCGGCCAGCATCCCGGCTGGGCCTGA